A single window of Archangium gephyra DNA harbors:
- a CDS encoding VWA domain-containing protein → MEPLRFLFLGYQMGLAKPGYLALCVVGGLVGALALSLALRRRSRVSALLNERLVDKLAPGTSRWRPAVQGGFYGLGLLLFGLALAQPQCGTKSELTKRRGIDVVVVLDASKSMLARDVQPSRLERAKLELTTLLDELKGDRVGLVAFAGDAFIQSPLTSDYSAVKLFLRAVDPEQMPQGGSNIGDALVLAKQVLENADRGAKERVVVLLSDGEDLVGQVDEAVAALKSANVQVLTVGVGSEQGEPIPVYNRRGEFVDYKKDSSGETVITRLDRAGLTSIAEATGGAFYYQQRGVAMAQVLERIEQMQKSELESRVTVRYDERFQMFALPGLVMLVLGMLLLPSARRRPS, encoded by the coding sequence ATGGAGCCCCTGCGCTTCCTCTTCCTCGGCTACCAGATGGGCCTGGCCAAGCCCGGCTACCTCGCGCTGTGCGTGGTGGGTGGGCTGGTGGGGGCCCTGGCCCTCTCCCTGGCGCTGCGCCGGCGCTCCCGTGTGAGCGCGCTGCTCAACGAGCGGCTCGTGGACAAGCTGGCCCCGGGCACCTCGCGTTGGCGGCCGGCGGTGCAGGGCGGCTTCTATGGCCTGGGGCTGCTGCTCTTCGGGCTGGCGCTGGCCCAGCCCCAGTGCGGCACCAAGAGCGAGCTGACGAAGCGCCGTGGCATCGACGTGGTGGTGGTGCTGGATGCCTCCAAGTCCATGCTCGCGCGGGACGTGCAGCCCAGCCGCCTGGAGCGCGCCAAGCTGGAGCTCACCACGCTGCTGGACGAGCTGAAGGGGGACCGGGTGGGCCTGGTCGCCTTCGCCGGTGATGCCTTCATCCAGTCGCCGCTCACCTCGGACTACTCGGCGGTGAAGCTCTTCCTGCGCGCGGTGGATCCGGAACAGATGCCCCAGGGCGGCAGCAACATCGGCGACGCGCTGGTGCTCGCCAAGCAGGTGCTGGAGAACGCGGACCGCGGCGCCAAGGAGCGCGTGGTGGTGCTGCTCTCCGACGGCGAGGACCTGGTGGGCCAGGTGGACGAGGCCGTGGCGGCGCTCAAGAGCGCCAACGTCCAGGTGCTCACCGTGGGCGTGGGCTCCGAGCAGGGCGAGCCCATCCCCGTCTACAACCGCCGCGGCGAGTTCGTGGACTACAAGAAGGACAGCAGTGGCGAGACGGTGATCACCCGCCTGGACCGCGCGGGCCTCACCTCCATCGCCGAGGCCACCGGCGGCGCCTTCTATTACCAGCAGCGCGGTGTGGCCATGGCCCAGGTGCTGGAGCGCATCGAGCAGATGCAGAAGAGCGAGTTGGAGAGCCGCGTCACCGTGCGGTACGACGAGCGCTTCCAGATGTTCGCCCTGCCGGGGCTGGTGATGCTGGTGCTGGGCATGTTGCTGCT
- a CDS encoding vWA domain-containing protein translates to MPPVPAFHNPELLWGLLLIPVLLGWAWRERRSRAVLRFSAAHVLASHGRGLRTYLLPLLPFLRVFAVAAAVVAIARPQSRDARVRDSSVEGIDIVVALDLSTSMEAGDFRPQNRLHVAKEVLAEFITNRVNDRIGLVVFAGAAYTQAPLTLDYGVLKEVLRQLRTRVLEDGTAIGDALATALNRLRDSEAKSRVVVLITDGDNNSGKISPLDSANMAKSLNIPIYTILVGKGGKVPFPQGTDLFGNTVWRETEIPINPELLQDIADQTGGEYYRATDPESLKLGLQKVLDSLERSKLMEGGATANYREDYHPYLLLAFGLAALELLLRATFLRVFP, encoded by the coding sequence ATGCCTCCGGTCCCCGCGTTTCATAACCCCGAGTTGCTGTGGGGATTGCTGCTCATCCCGGTCCTCCTCGGGTGGGCCTGGCGCGAGCGGCGCTCCCGTGCCGTGCTGCGCTTCTCCGCGGCGCACGTGCTCGCCAGCCATGGCCGCGGCCTGCGCACGTACCTGCTGCCGCTGCTGCCCTTCCTGCGCGTCTTCGCCGTGGCCGCCGCCGTCGTCGCGATCGCCCGGCCCCAGTCCCGCGATGCGCGGGTGAGGGACTCGAGCGTCGAGGGCATCGACATCGTCGTCGCGCTCGACCTGTCCACCTCCATGGAGGCCGGCGACTTCCGCCCGCAGAACCGCCTCCACGTGGCCAAGGAGGTGCTCGCCGAGTTCATCACCAACCGCGTCAACGACCGCATCGGCCTGGTGGTGTTCGCCGGCGCGGCCTACACGCAGGCCCCGCTGACGCTCGACTACGGCGTGCTCAAGGAGGTGCTGCGGCAGCTGCGCACCCGCGTGCTCGAGGACGGCACCGCCATCGGCGACGCGCTCGCCACCGCGCTCAACCGCCTGCGTGACTCGGAGGCCAAGAGCCGCGTGGTGGTGCTCATCACCGACGGCGACAACAACTCCGGGAAGATCTCCCCGCTGGACTCGGCCAACATGGCGAAGTCGTTGAACATCCCCATCTACACCATCCTCGTGGGCAAGGGCGGCAAGGTGCCCTTTCCCCAGGGCACGGACCTGTTCGGCAACACCGTCTGGCGCGAGACGGAGATCCCCATCAACCCCGAGCTGCTCCAGGACATCGCCGACCAGACGGGCGGCGAGTACTACCGCGCCACGGATCCGGAGAGCCTCAAGCTGGGCCTCCAGAAGGTGCTGGACTCGCTGGAGCGCTCCAAGCTGATGGAGGGTGGGGCCACGGCCAACTACCGCGAGGACTACCACCCGTACCTGCTGCTGGCCTTCGGGCTGGCCGCGCTGGAGCTGCTCCTGCGCGCCACCTTCCTGAGGGTGTTCCCGTGA
- a CDS encoding DUF58 domain-containing protein — MLAKDLIRRIRKLEIRTRKVVSDMLAGQYHSVFKGRGMAFSEVRQYQPGDEIRIIDWNVTARMNEAYVKVFTEERELTVMLLVDVSASKEFGSRERSKSEVAAEVAAQIAFSAIANNDRVGLILFSDRVEKVVPPRKGRTHVMRLVSDILTFQPKGKGTDLAAGLTYLSRLARRKTVTFLISDFIADGYEPPLRLVGRKHDLVPVVIEDPLEQEFPRLGLVEMEDPETGERFVVDTSDPLVRGRFARAMQARREERRRLFKKLELDHVELSTGDDHGMALVRFFRARSRRMAA, encoded by the coding sequence GTGCTCGCCAAGGACCTCATCCGCCGCATCCGCAAGCTGGAGATCCGCACCCGCAAGGTGGTGTCGGACATGCTCGCGGGCCAGTACCACTCGGTCTTCAAGGGCCGGGGCATGGCCTTCTCCGAGGTGCGGCAGTACCAGCCCGGTGATGAAATCCGCATCATCGACTGGAACGTCACCGCCCGCATGAACGAGGCCTACGTCAAGGTCTTCACCGAGGAGCGCGAGCTCACGGTGATGCTCCTGGTGGACGTGTCCGCCTCCAAGGAGTTCGGCTCGCGCGAGCGCTCCAAGTCCGAGGTGGCCGCCGAGGTGGCCGCTCAGATCGCCTTCAGCGCCATCGCCAACAACGACCGGGTGGGGCTCATCCTCTTCTCGGACCGGGTGGAGAAGGTGGTGCCGCCGCGCAAGGGCCGCACGCACGTGATGCGCCTGGTGAGCGACATCCTCACCTTCCAGCCCAAGGGCAAGGGGACGGATCTCGCCGCTGGCCTCACCTACTTGAGCCGTCTGGCGCGCCGCAAGACGGTGACGTTCCTCATCTCGGACTTCATCGCCGATGGCTACGAGCCGCCGCTGCGCCTGGTGGGCCGCAAGCACGACCTCGTCCCCGTGGTCATCGAGGATCCGCTGGAGCAGGAGTTCCCCCGGCTGGGCCTCGTGGAGATGGAGGATCCGGAGACGGGCGAGCGCTTCGTGGTGGACACGAGTGATCCGCTCGTCCGCGGCCGCTTCGCCCGGGCCATGCAGGCGCGGCGCGAGGAGCGGCGCAGACTCTTCAAGAAGCTGGAGCTGGACCACGTGGAGCTGAGCACCGGCGATGATCACGGCATGGCCCTGGTGCGCTTCTTCCGCGCCCGCTCCCGGAGGATGGCGGCATGA
- a CDS encoding AAA family ATPase, giving the protein MNTDIRALTERVQQESSFVELLNQEVGKVIVGQRYMLERILIGLLCNGHVLLEGVPGLAKTLTVRTIADSISASFQRIQFTPDLLPADVVGTMIYNQQAANFTVRKGPVFANVLLADEINRAPAKVQSALLEAMQERQVTIGDTSFPLPAPFLVLATQNPIEQEGTYPLPEAQVDRFMLKVKVGYPTREEERVIMDRMAGGKPPSAQKVIDLQHLVRARELVTQIYMDEKVKDYILNVVFATREPGRYGLKDQADYIQFGASPRATIALTQASRAHAFLRHRGFVTPEDVKAVAFDVLRHRIALTYEAEAEELTTEKLIQRVFDRVEVP; this is encoded by the coding sequence ATGAACACGGACATCCGGGCGCTCACCGAGCGCGTCCAGCAGGAGAGCAGCTTCGTCGAGCTCCTCAACCAGGAGGTCGGCAAGGTCATCGTCGGCCAGCGCTACATGCTGGAGCGCATCCTCATCGGCCTCTTGTGCAACGGCCACGTCCTCCTCGAGGGCGTGCCGGGCCTGGCCAAGACGCTCACGGTGCGCACCATCGCCGACAGCATCAGCGCGTCCTTCCAGCGCATCCAGTTCACCCCGGATCTGCTGCCCGCGGACGTGGTGGGCACGATGATCTACAACCAGCAGGCGGCCAACTTCACGGTCCGCAAGGGCCCCGTCTTCGCCAACGTCCTGCTGGCCGACGAAATCAACCGCGCCCCCGCCAAGGTGCAGTCCGCCCTGCTCGAGGCCATGCAGGAGCGCCAGGTCACCATCGGTGACACGTCCTTCCCGCTGCCCGCGCCCTTCCTCGTGCTGGCCACCCAGAACCCCATCGAGCAGGAGGGCACCTACCCCCTGCCCGAGGCCCAGGTGGACCGCTTCATGCTCAAGGTGAAGGTGGGCTACCCCACGCGCGAGGAGGAGCGGGTCATCATGGACCGCATGGCCGGCGGCAAGCCCCCGTCCGCCCAGAAGGTCATCGATCTGCAGCACCTCGTGCGCGCCCGCGAGCTCGTCACGCAGATCTACATGGACGAGAAGGTGAAGGACTACATCCTCAACGTGGTCTTCGCCACGCGCGAGCCGGGCCGCTACGGCCTCAAGGATCAGGCCGACTACATCCAGTTCGGCGCCAGCCCGCGCGCCACCATCGCGCTGACCCAGGCCTCGCGCGCCCACGCCTTCCTGCGCCACCGCGGCTTCGTCACGCCCGAGGACGTCAAGGCCGTGGCCTTCGATGTGCTCCGCCACCGCATCGCCCTCACCTACGAGGCCGAGGCCGAGGAGCTCACCACCGAGAAGCTCATCCAGCGCGTGTTCGATCGCGTCGAAGTCCCGTAA
- a CDS encoding alpha/beta fold hydrolase yields MTSRVCPLRGGGGLRLLEGGAGPAVVLLHGRGNAASMWFPLLGELAREHRVLAVDLPGFGCSSAPGGAVRTAEDGLRFFVEPVEEVLSTLAPGPMTLVGHSLGGLVALELALRGRVPVERLVLVDAMGLGPEMARDARLFFRVGPERVARVLGPKRFGRIAPLPDTPLNRRLAALGYELMTVPGGRPEATRAFNTLVPFTGGVFHRYERLGEVKQPTLLYWGEHDTVLPVSLAEAAVKVMPGARLVRVPAGHSPHLETPAGVFIELKPLSCQHR; encoded by the coding sequence ATGACCTCCCGGGTGTGCCCGCTGCGAGGGGGTGGAGGGCTGCGGCTGCTGGAGGGGGGAGCGGGCCCGGCGGTGGTGCTGCTCCATGGCCGGGGGAACGCGGCGAGCATGTGGTTCCCGCTCCTCGGTGAGCTGGCCCGGGAGCACCGGGTGCTGGCGGTGGATCTGCCGGGGTTCGGGTGCTCCTCGGCGCCGGGAGGGGCGGTGAGGACGGCGGAGGACGGGCTGCGCTTCTTCGTCGAACCGGTGGAGGAGGTGCTGTCCACGCTGGCGCCGGGACCGATGACGCTGGTGGGGCACTCGCTGGGAGGGCTGGTGGCCCTGGAGCTGGCGCTGCGAGGCCGGGTGCCGGTGGAGCGGCTGGTGCTGGTGGACGCGATGGGGCTGGGCCCGGAGATGGCGCGGGATGCGCGGCTGTTCTTCCGCGTGGGCCCGGAGCGGGTGGCGCGGGTGCTGGGACCGAAGCGCTTCGGCCGCATCGCGCCGCTGCCGGACACGCCGCTGAACCGGAGGCTGGCGGCGCTGGGGTACGAGCTGATGACGGTGCCCGGTGGGAGACCCGAGGCCACGCGGGCCTTCAACACGCTGGTGCCCTTCACGGGCGGCGTGTTCCACCGGTACGAGCGGCTGGGCGAGGTGAAGCAACCCACCCTGCTCTACTGGGGCGAGCACGACACGGTGCTGCCCGTGTCGCTCGCCGAGGCCGCGGTGAAGGTCATGCCCGGCGCGCGGCTCGTGCGAGTACCGGCGGGGCACAGCCCGCACCTGGAAACACCGGCTGGTGTTTTCATAGAACTAAAACCCCTCTCCTGTCAGCATCGCTAA